The following coding sequences lie in one Apium graveolens cultivar Ventura chromosome 1, ASM990537v1, whole genome shotgun sequence genomic window:
- the LOC141667360 gene encoding F-box protein At4g22390-like isoform X2, protein MSRRTRLSGTYLPEELILSILLGTRVPPLLRCKSVCKSWLSLISKPQFITAHHINSRIKLPYFLMITSIASPHIKLSEDYDDDDDDDDDDDDKSYGRRAANIFYSESLEDSVILPLVPPFDYVDFVGSCNGIVCVSNAKGTDIFLFNPLTRLSRRLPPHVVPIGSGHHSERPCKCYIGYGFDAVSDEFEVLKIVYRRDNHRLVRLVTVYLYSSNADLWREIELGVELLSMVCYPLCPILRCGPVVDGILYLEGIDVIVTFDLHSELFGVVPFPSFMQTRKSNVFDFEGSVSVLVESVLGDGSLDKEISLWTMETVSALLSSHKFSRIRTLFPCINHWYNHSRKYCHC, encoded by the exons ATGTCAAGACGTACGAGATTGTCCGGTACTTATTTACCGGAAGAATTGATATTGAGTATACTCTTGGGGACACGTGTTCCTCCGTTGCTCCGATGTAAATCTGTCTGTAAGTCATGGCTATCCCTAATCTCCAAACCTCAGTTTATTACAGCTCATCATATCAATTCTCGTATTAAATTACCCTATTTTCTTATGATTACTTCTATTGCATCTCCACATATTAAATTATCAGAAGattatgatgatgatgatgatgatgatgatgatgatgatgataaaaGTTATGGCCGTCGCGCCGCAAACATTTTCTATTCCGAGTCTCTAGAGGATTCTGTTATTTTACCCCTTGTCCCGCCTTTTGATTATGTGGACTTTGTTGGTTCGTGTAATGGCATTGTTTGTGTTTCGAATGCTAAAGGGACCGATATTTTTCTATTCAATCCGTTAACTAGGTTGTCTAGGAGACTTCCTCCTCATGTTGTTCCTATTGGTTCCGGTCACCATAGCGAACGACCGTGTAAATGTTATATTGGGTATGGATTTGACGCTGTTTCGGATGAGTTTGAGGTTTTAAAGATTGTTTATAGGAGAGATAATCATAGACTTGTGAGGCTCGTAACAGTTTATTTATATTCTTCTAATGCTGATTTGTGGAGGGAGATTGAGCTTGGTGTTGAATTACTGAGTATGGTGTGTTACCCTCTTTGTCCTATTTTAAGATGCGGTCCTGTTGTAGACGGGATTCTATATTTGGAAGGTATTGATGTGATAGTAACGTTTGATTTGCATAGCGAATTGTTTGGAGTGGTTCCTTTTCCTAGCTTTATGCAAACAAGGAAGTCAAATGTTTTCGATTTTGAAGGTTCAGTCTCTGTCCTCGTAGAATCTGTTCTTGGTGATGGATCACTTGATAAGGAGATCAGTCTATGGACTATGGAAACCGTTTCCG CTCTTTTGTCTTCTCATAAGTTTTCACGGATAAGAACATTGTTTCCTTGTATAAATCATTGGTATAATCACTCCAGGAAATATTGTCATTGTTAG
- the LOC141667360 gene encoding F-box protein At4g22390-like isoform X3, which yields MSRRTRLSGTYLPEELILSILLGTRVPPLLRCKSVCKSWLSLISKPQFITAHHINSRIKLPYFLMITSIASPHIKLSEDYDDDDDDDDDDDDKSYGRRAANIFYSESLEDSVILPLVPPFDYVDFVGSCNGIVCVSNAKGTDIFLFNPLTRLSRRLPPHVVPIGSGHHSERPCKCYIGYGFDAVSDEFEVLKIVYRRDNHRLVRLVTVYLYSSNADLWREIELGVELLSMVCYPLCPILRCGPVVDGILYLEGIDVIVTFDLHSELFGVVPFPSFMQTRKSNVFDFEGSVSVLVESVLGDGSLDKEISLWTMETVSVLKHTESLLSVEEFERAPRKAES from the exons ATGTCAAGACGTACGAGATTGTCCGGTACTTATTTACCGGAAGAATTGATATTGAGTATACTCTTGGGGACACGTGTTCCTCCGTTGCTCCGATGTAAATCTGTCTGTAAGTCATGGCTATCCCTAATCTCCAAACCTCAGTTTATTACAGCTCATCATATCAATTCTCGTATTAAATTACCCTATTTTCTTATGATTACTTCTATTGCATCTCCACATATTAAATTATCAGAAGattatgatgatgatgatgatgatgatgatgatgatgatgataaaaGTTATGGCCGTCGCGCCGCAAACATTTTCTATTCCGAGTCTCTAGAGGATTCTGTTATTTTACCCCTTGTCCCGCCTTTTGATTATGTGGACTTTGTTGGTTCGTGTAATGGCATTGTTTGTGTTTCGAATGCTAAAGGGACCGATATTTTTCTATTCAATCCGTTAACTAGGTTGTCTAGGAGACTTCCTCCTCATGTTGTTCCTATTGGTTCCGGTCACCATAGCGAACGACCGTGTAAATGTTATATTGGGTATGGATTTGACGCTGTTTCGGATGAGTTTGAGGTTTTAAAGATTGTTTATAGGAGAGATAATCATAGACTTGTGAGGCTCGTAACAGTTTATTTATATTCTTCTAATGCTGATTTGTGGAGGGAGATTGAGCTTGGTGTTGAATTACTGAGTATGGTGTGTTACCCTCTTTGTCCTATTTTAAGATGCGGTCCTGTTGTAGACGGGATTCTATATTTGGAAGGTATTGATGTGATAGTAACGTTTGATTTGCATAGCGAATTGTTTGGAGTGGTTCCTTTTCCTAGCTTTATGCAAACAAGGAAGTCAAATGTTTTCGATTTTGAAGGTTCAGTCTCTGTCCTCGTAGAATCTGTTCTTGGTGATGGATCACTTGATAAGGAGATCAGTCTATGGACTATGGAAACCGTTTCCG TTCTTAAGCACACAGAGAGCCTCCTTTCAGTGGAAGAATTTGAGCGAGCCCCGAGGAAAGCAGAAAGCTGA
- the LOC141667360 gene encoding F-box protein CPR1-like isoform X1 encodes MSRRTRLSGTYLPEELILSILLGTRVPPLLRCKSVCKSWLSLISKPQFITAHHINSRIKLPYFLMITSIASPHIKLSEDYDDDDDDDDDDDDKSYGRRAANIFYSESLEDSVILPLVPPFDYVDFVGSCNGIVCVSNAKGTDIFLFNPLTRLSRRLPPHVVPIGSGHHSERPCKCYIGYGFDAVSDEFEVLKIVYRRDNHRLVRLVTVYLYSSNADLWREIELGVELLSMVCYPLCPILRCGPVVDGILYLEGIDVIVTFDLHSELFGVVPFPSFMQTRKSNVFDFEGSVSVLVESVLGDGSLDKEISLWTMETVSGESFWNKIFTFDRGCELDWVFLYLGQTSLLEQIN; translated from the coding sequence ATGTCAAGACGTACGAGATTGTCCGGTACTTATTTACCGGAAGAATTGATATTGAGTATACTCTTGGGGACACGTGTTCCTCCGTTGCTCCGATGTAAATCTGTCTGTAAGTCATGGCTATCCCTAATCTCCAAACCTCAGTTTATTACAGCTCATCATATCAATTCTCGTATTAAATTACCCTATTTTCTTATGATTACTTCTATTGCATCTCCACATATTAAATTATCAGAAGattatgatgatgatgatgatgatgatgatgatgatgatgataaaaGTTATGGCCGTCGCGCCGCAAACATTTTCTATTCCGAGTCTCTAGAGGATTCTGTTATTTTACCCCTTGTCCCGCCTTTTGATTATGTGGACTTTGTTGGTTCGTGTAATGGCATTGTTTGTGTTTCGAATGCTAAAGGGACCGATATTTTTCTATTCAATCCGTTAACTAGGTTGTCTAGGAGACTTCCTCCTCATGTTGTTCCTATTGGTTCCGGTCACCATAGCGAACGACCGTGTAAATGTTATATTGGGTATGGATTTGACGCTGTTTCGGATGAGTTTGAGGTTTTAAAGATTGTTTATAGGAGAGATAATCATAGACTTGTGAGGCTCGTAACAGTTTATTTATATTCTTCTAATGCTGATTTGTGGAGGGAGATTGAGCTTGGTGTTGAATTACTGAGTATGGTGTGTTACCCTCTTTGTCCTATTTTAAGATGCGGTCCTGTTGTAGACGGGATTCTATATTTGGAAGGTATTGATGTGATAGTAACGTTTGATTTGCATAGCGAATTGTTTGGAGTGGTTCCTTTTCCTAGCTTTATGCAAACAAGGAAGTCAAATGTTTTCGATTTTGAAGGTTCAGTCTCTGTCCTCGTAGAATCTGTTCTTGGTGATGGATCACTTGATAAGGAGATCAGTCTATGGACTATGGAAACCGTTTCCGGTGAGTCATTTTGGAACAAAATCTTCACTTTTGACAGGGGTTGCGAGTTGGACTGGGTGTTTTTGTATTTGGGTCAAACCAGTTTGTTGGAACAGATAAATTAG
- the LOC141707356 gene encoding protein FAR1-RELATED SEQUENCE 5-like, which translates to MDKMFARLCDDCDEDVFVSEHRFENEDLHENSEFMHDSSETRDKSVVGEEDIVIPFLSQNFPNLVAAENVIRAYALKNGFVIKIENTQRRVDKPIYARTYFCNLAGENCDKQPVEDEEILIGSVGSAKKKRRRDKLPRSGCKFRIYVINRRNTRHWDITSLELNHNHKVVWTSKMSLIKRERHVTAAKKNLIKSFHVSGIAPREQMNIFGKKHGEEEQVRFHAQHLRNVVRDFRKDNLGVNDAQAGLDLLHRYAMPFVPFTGVNHHYQSVLFGFALMRDEFKTIFEWVLGERDMS; encoded by the exons ATGGATAAGATGTTTGCTAG ATTATGTGATGATTGTGATGAAGATGTTTTTGTTAGTGAACatagatttgaaaatgaagatttgcATGAAAATAGTGAGTTTATGCATGATAGTAGTGAGACTAGGGATAAGAGTGTTGTTGGGGAAGAAGATATTGTAATTCCTTTCCTGAGTCAAAATTTTCCTAATTTGGTAGCCGCCGAAAATGTAATTAGGGCCTACGCTTTGAAAAATGGGTTTGTAATTAAGATCGAAAATACACAAAGACGTGTGGACAAACCAATATATGCCCGTACTTATTTTTGTAATTTAGCGGGAGAAAACTGCGATAAACAACCCGTAGAGGATGAAGAAATTTTGATAGGAAGTGTCGGTAGTGCGAAGAAGAAAAGGCGTAGAGATAAACTTCCTAGAAGTGGATGTAAATTTAGAATTTATGTGATTAATAGGCGAAATACAAGGCATTGGGATATAACATCGTTGGAGTTAAATCACAATCACAAAGTTGTGTGGACTTCTAAGATGAGTTTGATTAAAAGGGAGCGACATGTAACCGCCGctaaaaaaaatttaattaagAGTTTCCATGTTTCGGGTATTGCGCCTAGAGAACAAATGAATATATTTGGAAAAAAGCACGGAGAAGAGGAGCAAGTAAGGTTTCATGCCCAACACTTGAGAAATGTCGTGCGTGATTTTAGAAAAGATAATTTGGGTGTGAATGATGCTCAAGCGGGATTGGATTTGTTACATCG GTATGCTATGCCGTTTGTGCCGTTCACCGGGGTGAATCATCACTATCAATCGGTTCTCTTTGGATTTGCACTAATGCGTGATGAATTCAAGACTATATTTGAGTGGGTTTTgggtgaaagagatatgtcctaa